Proteins encoded together in one Cyanobium sp. WAJ14-Wanaka window:
- a CDS encoding NAD(P) transhydrogenase subunit alpha has product MTSLTQALWVLLLGSLLGLELIGKVPPTLHTPLMSGANAISGITMLASITLIAQAQNNQVLLAMGALSLGFALFNVVGGFLVTDRMLAMFSRPSKKAKSQRGA; this is encoded by the coding sequence ATGACTTCCCTTACCCAGGCCCTGTGGGTGCTGTTGCTCGGGAGCCTGTTGGGCCTTGAGCTGATTGGCAAGGTGCCCCCTACCCTGCACACCCCCCTGATGTCGGGGGCCAATGCGATAAGCGGCATCACGATGCTTGCTTCTATCACCCTGATTGCCCAGGCCCAAAACAACCAGGTGCTGTTGGCCATGGGTGCCCTATCCCTGGGCTTTGCCCTGTTCAACGTGGTTGGGGGCTTTCTCGTAACCGACCGGATGCTGGCGATGTTCTCGCGGCCATCCAAAAAGGCCAAATCCCAACGCGGAGCCTGA